Proteins encoded within one genomic window of Candidatus Zixiibacteriota bacterium:
- a CDS encoding DUF1579 domain-containing protein, whose amino-acid sequence MRTRTWQCIAIALVVPLAGATVMAQESGKSGAPGDSAAMAAMMEAMLKYSTPGPEHKFLEKLTGHWTGDLKMWMDPAAPPTETKGTSHREMLLGGRWLKEDVHSDFMGQPFTGMWLVGYDNFRQRFVSLWMDDMSTGTMLSYGTLDTTGTVLTCSGTMDDPATGEKDKKFRSVLRVTGPDAHVEEMYSTIPGQGEVKVMEIHYTRAK is encoded by the coding sequence ATGAGAACACGGACATGGCAGTGCATCGCGATCGCCCTGGTCGTGCCACTGGCGGGTGCAACGGTGATGGCGCAGGAATCCGGCAAGTCCGGCGCGCCGGGTGACAGCGCCGCGATGGCGGCGATGATGGAGGCGATGCTCAAGTACAGCACACCCGGCCCGGAGCACAAGTTTCTCGAGAAACTGACCGGCCATTGGACCGGCGATTTGAAGATGTGGATGGATCCCGCCGCGCCGCCGACCGAGACGAAGGGAACGTCGCATCGGGAGATGCTCCTCGGTGGTCGCTGGCTCAAAGAGGACGTGCACAGCGACTTCATGGGGCAGCCGTTCACCGGGATGTGGCTTGTCGGCTACGACAACTTCCGTCAGCGGTTCGTCTCCCTGTGGATGGACGACATGAGCACCGGCACGATGCTGTCGTACGGCACGCTGGACACGACCGGGACGGTGCTCACATGCAGCGGCACGATGGATGATCCGGCGACCGGGGAGAAAGACAAGAAGTTCCGCTCGGTCCTGCGGGTGACGGGGCCCGACGCGCACGTGGAGGAGATGTACAGCACCATTCCCGGCCAGGGTGAAGTCAAAGTGATGGAGATCCACTACACCCGCGCCAAGTAG
- the malQ gene encoding 4-alpha-glucanotransferase: MDGRQIRQLQQLARLYGVQTSFHNVKHERQWATPDGLLAALRALGAQVAGLDDLTEARRQHRRDRWQRVLEPVTVVWGQNPVTLSLRLPEEHLAHRIAGTWELENGEPRSVAVDTSAPMVTAAETVDGRRYVLLAWKPPGRLPWGYHRLILEWAGQRAEALVVAAPEVVYSPRGKRFRSQWGVFAPLYALHSTRSWGSGDFTDGEALVEWTAAHGGALVGTLPLLATFLDFPCDPSPYTPASRMFWSEFFIDVTRLPELESCPEAQAMIAEGEFQRELAEWNAAPTVDYRRQMARKRQVLACLSRYLFSRDNGRREELRRHLETHPELDSYARFRAAMHRRQTRWPQWPSAERDGQLPDQGGDRGEWQYHVYAQFVAEEQVAAWAQRATERNVGLYFDLPLGVHADGYDIWRHQDLFATDVSVGAPPDAFFPNGQDWSFPPWRPQAMRQSGYAYLIACLRHHLRHARMLRLDHIMGLHRFFWIPRGGDGNDGVYVRYPSDEIYAVLSVESHRHQAILIGENLGTVPGYVNRAMHRHGMAGISVVLHDMVTDPEGTKRRLARSPRTVVCLGTHDMYPFAAYWRDIDLQERERLGIITSDAANWARGERPGQRERLAAYLRGMGLLGEGAGEREILRAILSLLARSAVQTVLVNIEDLWLETVSQNVPGTTDEHANWQLKTRLSLEEFTAQPEIIEMLTTIDDLRREARSRARAEQR; this comes from the coding sequence ATGGATGGTCGGCAGATACGACAACTGCAGCAACTGGCCCGGCTCTACGGTGTCCAGACGTCGTTTCACAACGTCAAACACGAGCGTCAATGGGCCACTCCGGACGGGTTGCTAGCGGCACTGCGCGCTCTGGGGGCGCAGGTTGCCGGTCTGGACGACTTGACCGAAGCGCGACGACAACACCGGCGGGATCGCTGGCAGCGGGTCTTGGAGCCAGTGACAGTCGTTTGGGGACAGAACCCGGTGACACTGTCGCTTCGCCTGCCCGAAGAGCACCTCGCGCATCGGATTGCCGGAACATGGGAACTTGAGAATGGGGAGCCCCGATCGGTCGCGGTCGACACTTCCGCACCGATGGTGACGGCTGCCGAGACGGTCGATGGGCGACGGTATGTCTTGTTGGCTTGGAAACCTCCAGGGCGACTCCCCTGGGGGTACCATCGATTGATCCTGGAGTGGGCGGGTCAGCGGGCGGAAGCACTGGTCGTCGCCGCACCAGAGGTCGTCTATTCCCCGCGCGGGAAGCGCTTTCGAAGCCAATGGGGCGTGTTTGCGCCCCTCTACGCGTTGCATTCGACGCGCAGTTGGGGGAGCGGTGACTTCACCGATGGTGAAGCGCTGGTGGAATGGACGGCGGCGCACGGCGGGGCACTGGTCGGCACGTTGCCGCTCCTGGCGACATTCCTCGATTTCCCCTGCGATCCGAGCCCGTACACACCGGCGTCCCGGATGTTCTGGAGCGAGTTCTTTATCGATGTGACGCGTCTGCCGGAGTTGGAGTCTTGCCCCGAGGCGCAGGCGATGATCGCGGAGGGCGAATTCCAGCGGGAACTGGCGGAATGGAACGCCGCGCCCACGGTCGACTATCGCCGCCAGATGGCGCGAAAGCGGCAAGTGCTGGCCTGTCTGTCGCGCTACCTCTTTTCGCGGGACAATGGACGACGGGAGGAGTTGCGGCGGCATTTGGAAACGCACCCCGAGCTCGACAGTTACGCCCGGTTTCGGGCCGCGATGCACCGGCGTCAGACGCGCTGGCCACAATGGCCATCGGCGGAGCGCGATGGCCAGCTTCCCGATCAGGGCGGTGATCGCGGGGAATGGCAATACCACGTGTATGCTCAGTTCGTCGCCGAAGAACAGGTGGCGGCATGGGCGCAGCGGGCCACAGAACGGAACGTCGGCCTGTATTTCGATCTTCCGCTCGGCGTGCATGCCGATGGGTACGACATCTGGCGCCATCAGGATCTGTTCGCCACCGATGTCTCGGTGGGCGCGCCGCCCGATGCCTTCTTTCCCAATGGGCAGGACTGGAGCTTCCCGCCGTGGCGACCGCAGGCGATGCGGCAGTCGGGATATGCCTATCTGATCGCCTGCCTGCGCCATCACCTGCGACACGCCCGTATGCTGCGATTGGACCACATCATGGGTCTGCATCGCTTCTTCTGGATTCCGCGCGGCGGCGACGGGAACGACGGGGTCTATGTGCGCTACCCGAGCGATGAGATCTATGCCGTTCTGAGCGTGGAATCGCATCGACACCAAGCGATCTTGATCGGCGAGAACCTCGGGACCGTCCCGGGATACGTGAACCGGGCCATGCATCGCCATGGGATGGCGGGGATCAGCGTCGTATTGCATGACATGGTCACAGACCCGGAGGGAACCAAGCGGCGGCTGGCACGCTCGCCGCGGACCGTCGTCTGCCTCGGGACGCACGACATGTACCCATTTGCGGCCTATTGGCGCGACATCGACTTGCAAGAGCGGGAGCGTCTGGGGATCATCACATCGGATGCGGCGAATTGGGCGCGCGGGGAGCGTCCCGGCCAACGGGAGCGCCTGGCGGCGTATCTGCGCGGCATGGGTCTTTTGGGGGAGGGCGCCGGTGAGCGGGAAATCCTCCGGGCGATTTTGTCTCTGTTGGCACGGAGCGCCGTGCAGACGGTGCTGGTCAACATCGAGGACCTCTGGCTGGAGACGGTGTCCCAGAATGTCCCCGGGACCACGGACGAGCACGCGAACTGGCAGTTAAAGACGCGCCTGTCGTTGGAGGAGTTCACGGCGCAACCGGAAATCATTGAGATGTTGACGACGATTGACGATCTTCGCCGCGAGGCCCGTTCCCGGGCACGGGCGGAACAGCGGTAA
- a CDS encoding carboxymuconolactone decarboxylase family protein has product MPRKSLTEFQTERLALNELLLKSQHKYIQRFFNVDHGVYQDGVLPAKTKEMLGLVASLVLRCDDCITYHMIRCVEEGVTDTELDEIFSVALVVGGSITIPHVRRATATRAELRGAGNPST; this is encoded by the coding sequence ATGCCCCGCAAATCCCTGACCGAATTCCAGACCGAACGCCTCGCACTCAATGAGCTCCTGCTGAAGTCGCAACACAAGTACATCCAGCGCTTTTTCAATGTCGATCACGGCGTCTATCAGGACGGTGTCCTGCCCGCAAAGACCAAGGAAATGCTCGGCCTGGTCGCCTCGCTGGTGCTGCGCTGCGACGATTGCATCACCTACCACATGATCCGCTGCGTGGAGGAAGGGGTGACCGACACGGAACTGGATGAGATCTTCTCCGTCGCCCTGGTTGTCGGCGGGTCGATCACGATTCCACACGTGCGCCGGGCCACGGCCACCCGCGCCGAACTCCGCGGCGCTGGCAATCCCTCTACATGA
- a CDS encoding DUF3536 domain-containing protein, protein MARFICIHGHFYQPPRENPWLEAVETQDGAYPYHDWNERVTAECYAPNARSRILDDQQRIVKIVNNYSRISFNFGPTLLTWLERQAPTLYAAILDADRQSRRAYSGHGSALAQVYNHMIMPLATPRDRYTQALWGIRDFLHRFNRWPEGVWLPETAVDLATLDVLAELGIRFTILAAHQARRVKRIGEQKWRDVDSGSVDPTMPYLVRLPSKRTIAVFIYDGPTSRAVAFERLLTKGENFVARLMAGFDPSAQRDQLVNIATDGETYGHHHRFGDMALAFALEDITRRGLARLTNYGEYLATHPPSHELEIIENTAWSCAHGVERWRSDCGCNSGSHPGWQQAWREPLRAAFDWLRDELATRYETEAGELLNDPWVARNEYVSVVIDRSPETWDKFLAGQAARPLSGSEQVRVRKLLEMQRHLMLMYHSCGWFFDDPSGIETVGVMQCAARAIQLAADLFATSPENGLLRRLEDAASNVRELGNAAEIYRRMVTPAVVDLKAVCAHAAIRSLFTNAGQTTTLYCYQVRREERLRLDVGRGRLALGRAAVASSITGEETTLTYGVLHLGGLNLSGGVSDDLTEAEYETLCGSIERAAADGDLLEVIRLCDHHFRRLPYSLTSLFRDEQRRILNEILQPTLAEAEAVYRDFYERSVEILRFLKDNRIPPPEGFHEASRFAFKAALKRELGAAQPDWERVGALVTEALATGIVLDEPGLALLFKHATERAMRQFGAAFDQNAQLTRLIGVVEQIQALPFRVDLWEVQNMFYDLCQAVHAGFHARAERGDRDAQRWVEQFAALGEQLSVRVDSAAP, encoded by the coding sequence ATGGCGAGATTCATCTGCATCCACGGGCACTTCTACCAGCCGCCGCGGGAGAATCCCTGGCTGGAGGCGGTGGAGACGCAGGACGGCGCCTACCCGTATCACGATTGGAACGAGCGTGTCACGGCGGAATGCTATGCGCCGAATGCGCGTTCGCGCATTCTCGACGATCAGCAACGCATCGTCAAGATCGTCAACAACTATTCCCGCATCAGCTTCAACTTCGGCCCGACGCTTCTGACCTGGCTGGAACGGCAGGCGCCGACGCTGTACGCGGCGATTCTCGACGCCGACCGGCAGAGCCGACGCGCGTACTCGGGCCATGGCTCGGCGCTGGCCCAGGTCTACAATCACATGATCATGCCGTTGGCGACGCCGCGTGATCGCTACACGCAGGCCTTGTGGGGGATTCGCGATTTTCTGCACCGGTTCAATCGCTGGCCGGAAGGTGTCTGGTTGCCGGAGACGGCGGTCGATCTGGCGACTCTCGATGTGCTGGCGGAGTTGGGTATTCGGTTCACGATTCTGGCGGCCCATCAGGCGCGCCGCGTGAAACGAATCGGGGAGCAGAAATGGCGGGACGTGGACAGCGGGTCGGTCGACCCGACGATGCCCTATCTGGTACGGCTGCCGTCCAAACGCACGATCGCCGTGTTCATCTACGACGGTCCGACTTCGCGGGCCGTGGCGTTCGAGCGCCTGCTGACCAAGGGCGAGAACTTCGTGGCGCGGTTGATGGCAGGGTTTGACCCGTCAGCGCAGCGGGATCAACTGGTGAACATCGCGACCGACGGCGAGACATACGGCCACCATCACCGCTTCGGCGACATGGCGCTGGCGTTCGCGCTGGAAGACATCACGCGGCGTGGTCTGGCCCGACTGACGAATTACGGAGAGTACCTGGCCACACATCCACCCAGCCATGAGCTTGAGATCATCGAGAACACGGCGTGGTCGTGCGCGCATGGCGTGGAGCGCTGGCGCTCGGATTGCGGCTGCAACTCCGGCAGCCATCCGGGATGGCAGCAGGCCTGGCGTGAACCGTTGCGCGCGGCGTTCGACTGGCTGCGGGATGAGCTGGCGACGCGCTATGAGACAGAGGCCGGCGAGCTGTTGAATGATCCCTGGGTCGCGCGCAACGAGTATGTGAGCGTCGTCATCGACCGCAGTCCGGAGACATGGGACAAGTTCCTGGCTGGTCAGGCGGCCCGACCGCTGTCGGGGAGTGAGCAGGTCCGGGTGCGCAAGCTTCTGGAGATGCAGCGGCATCTCATGCTGATGTATCACAGTTGCGGGTGGTTCTTCGATGACCCTTCGGGGATCGAGACTGTCGGCGTGATGCAGTGCGCCGCCCGGGCGATCCAGTTGGCCGCGGACCTGTTTGCGACCTCACCCGAGAATGGACTGCTCCGTCGGTTGGAAGATGCTGCCAGCAACGTCCGCGAGTTGGGAAACGCGGCGGAAATCTATCGGCGCATGGTGACGCCGGCGGTGGTCGACTTGAAGGCGGTGTGCGCACACGCGGCGATCCGCTCGCTGTTCACCAACGCGGGACAGACGACGACGCTGTATTGCTATCAAGTGCGTCGCGAGGAACGGTTGCGATTGGACGTGGGTCGTGGGCGGCTGGCTTTGGGACGCGCCGCGGTGGCGTCATCGATCACCGGTGAAGAGACGACGCTGACATATGGCGTATTGCACCTCGGAGGGCTGAATCTCTCCGGTGGCGTCTCCGACGACTTGACCGAGGCGGAATACGAGACGCTGTGCGGGTCGATCGAGCGGGCGGCAGCAGACGGTGATCTTCTGGAAGTCATCCGGCTCTGCGATCATCACTTCCGCCGGCTTCCCTATTCGCTCACGTCCCTGTTTCGCGACGAGCAGCGGCGCATTCTGAATGAGATTCTCCAGCCGACGCTGGCGGAGGCGGAGGCGGTGTATCGGGATTTCTACGAGCGCTCGGTCGAGATCCTGCGCTTTCTGAAGGACAATCGGATTCCGCCCCCGGAGGGATTCCACGAGGCGTCGCGATTTGCCTTCAAGGCGGCATTGAAACGGGAACTGGGCGCCGCGCAACCCGATTGGGAACGGGTCGGAGCGCTGGTGACGGAGGCGCTGGCCACGGGGATCGTGCTCGACGAACCGGGATTGGCCCTGTTGTTCAAGCACGCCACGGAGCGGGCGATGCGTCAGTTCGGCGCGGCCTTCGATCAAAACGCCCAGTTGACACGGCTCATCGGCGTCGTCGAGCAGATCCAGGCGCTCCCATTCCGCGTCGACTTGTGGGAGGTACAGAACATGTTTTACGATCTCTGCCAGGCGGTCCATGCCGGTTTCCACGCCCGGGCCGAGCGGGGGGATCGCGACGCGCAACGCTGGGTGGAGCAATTCGCCGCGCTGGGGGAGCAATTGTCCGTCAGAGTTGATTCCGCGGCCCCGTGA
- the glgB gene encoding 1,4-alpha-glucan branching protein GlgB gives MVKPKTGERKRPAVIDATLLSADDLHLFNEGTHYRLFEKLGAHPLTVDGEAGTYFAVWAPDARQVCVMGEFNGWNKTSHALRPRERSGIWEGFIPGVTRGDLYKFHIVSRYRGYTVDKIDPFAFSCEEPPRTAARVWEFGYTWGDEAWMADRARNHALHAPVSIYEVHLGSWRRKPEAGHAPLSYRELAPMLAEHVRYLGFTHVEFLPVMEHPFYGSWGYQTTAYFAPTARYGTPEDFMYLIDHLHQQGIGVILDWVPSHFPADEYALGFFDGTHLYEHAYPQKGFHPDWKSFIFNYGRHEVVSFLISSALFWLEKYHVDGLRVDAVASMLYLDYSRAEGEWMPNIHGGRENLEAIDFLRRFNEQVYRAHPDVHTVAEESTAWAMVSRPTYVGGLGFGYKWDMGWMHDTLVYMTKDPVHRRFHHHDLTFRMVYAFMENFILPLSHDEVTHGKGSLLGKMPGADNWQKLANLRLLLGYMYSQPGKKLLFMGAEFAQWREWHHEESLDWHLLQYAPHQGVMQWVKDLNALYRNEPALHEGDCESWGFEWIDCDDAAASALMFLRKGRDGRAPILVVCNFTPVPRVAHTVGVPHPGVWREILNSDAGVYGGSGMGNLGGVVAVEQPSHGRPYSLSLTLPPLSVVFLKPAEV, from the coding sequence ATGGTGAAGCCGAAGACGGGAGAACGCAAGCGGCCGGCGGTGATCGACGCGACGCTGCTGTCGGCCGATGACCTCCATCTCTTCAATGAGGGCACGCACTACCGCCTCTTCGAAAAGCTCGGCGCGCATCCCCTGACAGTCGACGGTGAGGCGGGGACGTATTTCGCGGTGTGGGCTCCGGACGCACGGCAGGTGTGTGTGATGGGGGAATTCAACGGCTGGAACAAGACCAGCCACGCCCTGCGTCCGCGCGAGCGGTCCGGAATCTGGGAGGGTTTCATTCCCGGTGTGACGCGCGGCGATCTCTACAAGTTCCATATCGTCTCGCGCTATCGGGGCTACACAGTCGACAAGATAGACCCGTTCGCCTTCTCCTGTGAGGAACCGCCGCGGACGGCGGCGCGGGTGTGGGAGTTCGGGTACACGTGGGGGGATGAGGCCTGGATGGCCGACCGGGCGCGGAATCACGCCTTGCACGCGCCGGTGTCGATCTATGAGGTCCACCTGGGATCATGGCGGCGCAAACCGGAGGCGGGACACGCACCCTTGTCGTACCGGGAACTGGCGCCGATGCTGGCGGAGCATGTCCGGTACCTGGGTTTCACGCACGTGGAGTTTCTGCCGGTGATGGAGCACCCATTCTACGGATCGTGGGGGTACCAGACGACCGCGTACTTCGCGCCGACGGCGCGATACGGGACGCCGGAAGACTTCATGTACCTGATCGACCATCTGCATCAGCAGGGAATCGGCGTCATTCTCGACTGGGTGCCGTCACACTTCCCGGCCGATGAATATGCACTGGGATTCTTCGACGGCACACATCTGTATGAGCATGCCTACCCGCAGAAGGGATTCCACCCCGATTGGAAGAGCTTCATCTTCAACTATGGCCGTCATGAAGTTGTGTCGTTCCTGATCTCCAGCGCTCTGTTCTGGCTGGAGAAGTACCACGTGGACGGGCTGCGCGTCGACGCCGTGGCCTCGATGCTGTACCTCGACTACTCGCGCGCCGAGGGGGAATGGATGCCGAACATCCACGGCGGACGGGAAAACCTGGAGGCGATCGATTTCCTGCGACGGTTCAACGAGCAGGTGTATCGCGCGCATCCGGACGTGCACACGGTCGCGGAGGAGTCGACGGCGTGGGCGATGGTGTCGCGGCCGACGTACGTGGGCGGGTTGGGATTCGGCTACAAGTGGGATATGGGGTGGATGCATGACACGCTGGTGTACATGACCAAGGACCCGGTGCACCGGCGCTTTCACCACCATGACTTGACGTTCCGCATGGTCTACGCGTTCATGGAGAACTTCATCCTGCCGTTGTCGCACGATGAGGTCACGCACGGCAAGGGGTCATTGCTCGGCAAGATGCCGGGCGCGGACAACTGGCAGAAGCTGGCGAATCTGCGTCTGCTGTTGGGATACATGTATTCCCAACCCGGAAAGAAGCTCTTGTTCATGGGCGCGGAATTCGCCCAGTGGCGCGAGTGGCATCACGAGGAGAGTCTGGACTGGCATCTGTTGCAGTATGCCCCGCACCAGGGTGTGATGCAATGGGTGAAGGATCTCAACGCGCTCTACCGGAATGAACCGGCGTTGCATGAGGGGGACTGCGAGTCGTGGGGATTCGAGTGGATCGATTGTGATGACGCGGCGGCCAGTGCATTGATGTTCCTGCGCAAGGGGCGCGACGGTCGGGCGCCGATCCTCGTGGTGTGCAACTTCACACCGGTGCCGCGCGTGGCGCACACCGTCGGGGTGCCGCATCCCGGCGTGTGGCGGGAGATTCTCAACAGTGATGCCGGCGTCTACGGCGGCAGTGGAATGGGGAATCTCGGCGGCGTTGTCGCGGTGGAGCAGCCGTCGCACGGGCGGCCGTACTCGTTGTCGCTCACGTTGCCGCCTCTGAGCGTGGTGTTCCTGAAGCCGGCGGAGGTGTGA
- a CDS encoding carboxypeptidase M32, translating into MSLTPQAALDELNAKTRAIAMLNSCASLLGWDERTYMPPQGGPHRAEQLALLAGMTHERLVDPRIGELLSTLRNSDLVTDPDGDPAVIVREVGRSYDRAVKMPRSLVEEITRTASLGQTAWEEARAKADYAIFKPWLAKMIDLKKQEAEAVGYQVDPYDALLDDYEPGATVAITGTILTQLRTELVGLLEKIRGSSRRPRLEILNRRYPIERQKEFGRLCSEAIGFDYQKGRLDVTTHPFCTGIGPGDVRLTTRYNEQNFAHALFGTLHESGHGIYDQGLDPRHFGTPLGDFISLGIHESQSRLWENLVGRSRSFWVHFFPRAQQAFPEALADVTLDDLFFVVNDVRPSFIRVEADEATYNLHILLRFELERAFFSGQLSVDDIPAVWNEKFRAYFGLTPPTDREGCLQDVHWSAGYIGYFPTYSLGNLYAAQLFAQAQSDLGDLDAMFARGEFAPIKEWLGRKIHSQGRRFRAADLVQRVTGKPLSSAALMSYMNAKFGALYGF; encoded by the coding sequence ATGTCCCTCACACCACAAGCCGCCCTCGATGAGCTCAATGCAAAGACGCGCGCCATCGCCATGCTGAACTCGTGCGCCTCGCTGCTCGGCTGGGATGAACGCACCTACATGCCGCCCCAAGGCGGTCCGCATCGCGCCGAGCAACTGGCGTTGCTCGCCGGGATGACTCATGAGCGGCTTGTTGACCCCCGCATCGGTGAATTGCTGAGCACCCTGAGAAACTCGGACCTTGTCACCGACCCCGACGGTGACCCGGCGGTCATCGTGCGCGAAGTGGGCCGGTCGTACGATCGCGCCGTGAAGATGCCGCGGTCCCTGGTGGAGGAGATCACCCGCACCGCCTCGCTCGGGCAGACGGCCTGGGAAGAGGCGCGCGCCAAGGCCGACTACGCCATCTTCAAGCCCTGGCTGGCGAAGATGATCGACTTGAAAAAGCAGGAGGCGGAGGCGGTCGGCTACCAAGTCGATCCGTACGATGCCCTGCTGGACGACTACGAGCCCGGCGCAACAGTCGCGATCACCGGAACGATTCTGACCCAGTTGCGCACCGAACTGGTCGGCCTGCTGGAGAAGATCCGCGGTTCATCCCGCCGCCCCCGCCTGGAGATTCTCAATCGCCGCTATCCCATCGAGCGCCAGAAGGAGTTCGGCCGCCTGTGCTCCGAGGCGATCGGCTTTGACTACCAGAAAGGGCGTCTCGACGTCACCACCCACCCCTTCTGCACCGGCATCGGCCCCGGCGATGTGCGTCTGACCACGCGCTACAACGAACAGAACTTCGCCCATGCCCTCTTCGGTACGCTGCATGAATCCGGCCACGGCATCTACGATCAGGGGCTCGACCCGCGCCATTTCGGCACGCCGCTCGGTGATTTTATCTCCCTGGGAATCCACGAATCGCAATCCCGGCTGTGGGAGAACCTGGTCGGCCGCTCACGGTCATTCTGGGTGCACTTCTTCCCCCGGGCGCAGCAGGCGTTTCCCGAGGCGCTCGCCGATGTTACCCTCGATGACCTCTTCTTCGTCGTCAATGACGTCCGCCCGTCGTTCATCCGCGTGGAGGCCGACGAGGCCACCTATAACCTCCATATCCTCCTGCGCTTCGAGCTGGAACGCGCCTTCTTCTCCGGGCAATTGTCGGTCGACGACATTCCCGCCGTCTGGAACGAGAAGTTCCGCGCCTATTTCGGTCTGACGCCGCCGACGGACCGCGAGGGCTGCCTGCAAGATGTCCACTGGAGCGCCGGATATATCGGCTACTTTCCGACATATTCGTTGGGGAACCTGTATGCCGCGCAGCTCTTTGCCCAGGCACAGAGTGACCTCGGCGACCTCGATGCCATGTTTGCCCGCGGCGAGTTCGCCCCAATCAAAGAGTGGCTCGGCCGCAAGATTCACTCCCAAGGACGGCGCTTCCGCGCCGCCGATCTCGTCCAACGGGTGACCGGGAAGCCCTTGTCGTCCGCCGCGCTGATGAGCTACATGAACGCCAAGTTCGGCGCGTTGTACGGATTCTAA